The genomic region GCTTGTCGGGGTCCTCGATCCCCGCGCGCGAGGTGCGGACGCGGTGGCTGACGGCCTCGAGCGCGTGGTCCTGCCCGATGATGCGCCGCCCCAGGTGCGTCTCCAGCTCCAGCGCCATCCCCATCTGGTCGCGCAGCATCTTGCCGACGGGGATGCCGGTCCACCCGCTGATCACCTGCCCCACCAGCGCGGAATCGACGCAGACGGGCACCAGCGGGCTCTCCCCCTGCACCTCGATCAGCTCCGCCCCCAGCCGGTCCAGCTCCGCCCGCACCGCCGCCGCGTCTCCATCAGGGACGGGAGATGGAGATTCAGGGGATGGGGATTCGGGAGATGGCGATCCGTCGGATGCGGCGCCGTCCCCACCCGCACCATCTCCCGCCGCGGGGGATGAGGATGCCGCCGCGGGAGATGCCGCCGCGGGCGACACCGTTCCCCCTGTCCCCTGTCCCCTGTCCCCTGTCCCCTGCCCGTCTCCGTGCCCCGCGAGCGCCTCCAGCCGCTCCCGCGCGGCGCGGACGCGGCCCACCAGCTCCCGCTCCCGCTCCCAGCGCGAGGTGAGCGCGGCCAGGCGCGCCTCGGTCTCGGCGCGCGCGGCGGCGATGGCGGCCAGCGTCTCGGCGTGGTCGGCGCCGGCGGCGGACTCGCGCTCCAGCACGCGGGCCTGCACGGCCAGGTCGTCCAGCCGCCGCCGCGCGTCCTCCACCGGGCCGGGGGTGGCGTTCTGCCCCAGCGACAGCCGCGCGCAGGCGGTGTCGAGCACGCTCACGGCCTTGTCGGGGAGCTGGCGGTCGGGGAGGTAGCGGTGCGAGAGGCGCACGGCCGCGTCCACGCCGTCGGCCAGGATGCGCACGCCGTGGTGCTTTTCGAGCGACGGCGCCACGCCGCGCATCATCACCATGCACGACTCTTCCGACGGCTCCTCGACCTTGACCAGCTGGAAGCGGCGGGCGAGCGCGGGGTCCTTCTCGAAGTACTTCTTGTATTCCGACCAGGTCGTGGCCGCGAGCGTGCGCAGCTCGCCGCGGGCCAGCGCGGGCTTCAGCAGGTTGGCGGCGTCGCCCTGCCCGGCCTGCCCGCCGGCGCCGATCATGGTGTGCGCCTCGTCGATGAACAGGATGATGGGGATGGGCGAGGAGCGGACCTCCTCGATCAGCCCCTTCAGCCGGTTCTCGAACTCTCCCTTGATCCCCGCGCCCGCCTGCAGGAGCGCGAGATCGAGGGTCTTCACCACCACGCCGCGCAGCACCGGCGGCACGTCGCCCGCGGCGATGCGCAGCGCGAACCCCTCCACCACCGCCGTCTTCCCCACCCCGGCCTCGCCGACCAGGATGGGGTTGTTCTGCCGACGCCGGGTGAGGATGTCGACCACCTGCCGCACCTCGGCGTCGCGCCCCAGCACGGGGTCCAGCTGCCCGCGCCGCGCGCGCTCGGTGAGATCGACGGTGTACTGGTCGAGGTTGGGCGTCTTCCCCCCCGCCGCCCGCAGCGGCGCCCCGTCTCCCCCGGCGGCCGCGGTGGACGGCGCGGCGACGGCACCCGCCTCCTCCGCCGAGGCGCCGGAGAAGAGGGGCAGCTCCTTGCGCAGCTCCTCGGCGTTGATCTTTTCCAGCTCGCGGCTGATGGAGCGGGCCAGGCGAGACAGCTCGGGGTCGCACAGCAGCGCCACGAGGGTGTGGCCGGTGCGGATCTCGCCGGCGGCGTAGTCGAGCGTGGCCGCGTTCCACGCCACTTCGAGCATGCGCAGGAGCGAGGGGCTGAGCGACGGGGTGCGGGCGTTGCCGCTCTTCAGCCGGTCGAGCCCGGCGGCCAGGTCGCGCTCCAGCCGCGAGCGGTCGACGCCGTAGTGGCGCAGCACGTAGCCCGCGTCGCTGTCGGCGGCGTCGAGCAGCTTGGTCAGGTAGTGCTCGACCTCCACGTCGTAGTGGGTGCGGGCCAGGCAGAGGCCGGCGGCGGCGTCGACGGCCGAGCGCGTGTGGTGGTTCAGCTTCCCGATCAGGGAGCGGACGTTCACGTTCATGATCTCCCCACGTCTTTCTTTGAAGTGACGCTCGCCGCGATTCA from Longimicrobium sp. harbors:
- the tssH gene encoding type VI secretion system ATPase TssH translates to MNVNVRSLIGKLNHHTRSAVDAAAGLCLARTHYDVEVEHYLTKLLDAADSDAGYVLRHYGVDRSRLERDLAAGLDRLKSGNARTPSLSPSLLRMLEVAWNAATLDYAAGEIRTGHTLVALLCDPELSRLARSISRELEKINAEELRKELPLFSGASAEEAGAVAAPSTAAAGGDGAPLRAAGGKTPNLDQYTVDLTERARRGQLDPVLGRDAEVRQVVDILTRRRQNNPILVGEAGVGKTAVVEGFALRIAAGDVPPVLRGVVVKTLDLALLQAGAGIKGEFENRLKGLIEEVRSSPIPIILFIDEAHTMIGAGGQAGQGDAANLLKPALARGELRTLAATTWSEYKKYFEKDPALARRFQLVKVEEPSEESCMVMMRGVAPSLEKHHGVRILADGVDAAVRLSHRYLPDRQLPDKAVSVLDTACARLSLGQNATPGPVEDARRRLDDLAVQARVLERESAAGADHAETLAAIAAARAETEARLAALTSRWERERELVGRVRAARERLEALAGHGDGQGTGDRGQGTGGTVSPAAASPAAASSSPAAGDGAGGDGAASDGSPSPESPSPESPSPVPDGDAAAVRAELDRLGAELIEVQGESPLVPVCVDSALVGQVISGWTGIPVGKMLRDQMGMALELETHLGRRIIGQDHALEAVSHRVRTSRAGIEDPDKPVGVFFLVGPSGVGKTETALALSDLLYGGEQNLVTINMSEFQEAHTVSTLKGAPPGYVGYGEGGVLTEAVRRRPYSVVLLDEVEKAHPDVLELFFQVFDKGVMEDGEGRQVVFRNCVIILTTNAGTETVMKLTADPETAPGPEALVKALKPELDAVFKPALLGRTVIIPYYPVRDQALRRIITLKLEKVRRRLRETHRVELVADDAVLDTIAARCTEVESGARNVDNILTHTLLPRLSRLLLAAMAEGSRPTALRVSVDAAGEFTCEMGPATVPVADIAAPDGAGEPEPALAGAEG